The Pseudomonadota bacterium DNA window TTGTCGTCACCGGCCGAGCGCGCGTACAGACGCCATTCGCCGGGGATTTCGACTGGCAAGGAAGCAAGATCGACTGTTGCCGCATGGTCTTCGAGTCTTCCTTTGCGCAGCACCGGCTGCCAGGGATCGGACGCCCACAACTCACGTTGCACAGGCTGGCCATCGTAGTGGGCGTAAATGAGTACCGTATGCGCAGCACCCCGGTTCAATTCGCCAAAAACAACCGGCGGGCTGCCCGGCGCTTCCAGCAGACGTGACTCGATGCCTCGTCGCCGCATCATCCCCATAATGAACTCGGCATTGCGACGCATATCAACGTGATTCGACGCTACGTTCCGCAGAGCCAGCAAATCCGCAAACTCACGGATGATGCGGGTCTGGTTGGCGCTGCTGTGGGTCCGTGCCGCAGCTACGGCCTGGACGACCAGCGACTCGGAGCCTTCTGTCCCCGCCATCGCAGGCGGGCAGAAAATCAACAGTGCGCTACACAGCCAGTGCTTTGCATTCCCGATAACGAAAACAAGCTGTTTCATGATCGTTAACCATCCCGATGGCCTGCATATGTGCGTAAATAATGGTGCTGCCAACAAACTTGAAGCCCCTCTTTTTCAGGTCTTTCGACAATTCGTCCGATTGAACGGATGTCACCGGCAGCTGTGCCGAGGTTTTCCAGCGATTTTGAATCGGTTTGCCGCCAACGAAATCCCAGATGTAGCGGTCGAAGCTGGCAAACTCTTTTTGTACGGCCAGGAACGCCTTTGCATTGCTTACCGCCGATCTGACCTTGAGCCGGTTTCTGATTATCGCCGGGTCGGCCAGGAGTTTCTCGATTTTTACATCATCGTACCGGGCAATCTTGTTGGGGTCGAAGTTGTCGAATGCCTTGCGGTAACCATCGCGCTTTTTCAAAATGATCTCCCAGCTCAGGCCCGCCTGCGCGCCCTCCAGCACCAGAAATTCGAAATGCAGCCGATCATCGTGTACCGGCACACCCCATTCCCGATCGTGGTAGGCGTGAAAGATATCCTTTTGCGCCCACTTGCACCTGGTGTCTTGTTGCTTTTTCCCCGCCATAAAAATCGCTTTTGAAATCTGTGAATAATGGTGCCGCTCTGTAAGAGTAGTCCGGGTAACAGGGTCTGGCTAGCGCGGTTTCATTATTTCTCCGGCAAAAATAAAAAGGCCCGCTTGCGCGGGCCTTGATAGAATTCCGAAGAATTCCATGCAGTGTTATGAACGCGTTACAGCGACTCGCCGCATTTGCCTTCGCCACACTTGCCTTCTTCACCTTTGTCTTCTTCACCTTTGTCTTCTTCA harbors:
- a CDS encoding DNA-3-methyladenine glycosylase I, giving the protein MAGKKQQDTRCKWAQKDIFHAYHDREWGVPVHDDRLHFEFLVLEGAQAGLSWEIILKKRDGYRKAFDNFDPNKIARYDDVKIEKLLADPAIIRNRLKVRSAVSNAKAFLAVQKEFASFDRYIWDFVGGKPIQNRWKTSAQLPVTSVQSDELSKDLKKRGFKFVGSTIIYAHMQAIGMVNDHETACFRYRECKALAV